One genomic region from Argentina anserina chromosome 2, drPotAnse1.1, whole genome shotgun sequence encodes:
- the LOC126784900 gene encoding probable galacturonosyltransferase 3 isoform X5, with translation MEVVPTSPSTFHSLLCISLFVFHFVLVGADVSSIQRDISRYQTLCDCERCRYIEEEGESSAGTNKLLDEKNIDIIATYSNHYGAVQSSRVKIGDLSASWVLENPIDGRHGHPKSLQIAENSFQSGLRVEEKAEHSTDDPQSGEGELPSSRPSLISPVKHKRRLMREERRKLRTAELMGKDKEANDQMAAAAIERSKSFETTVSGKYSIWRKDYENPNSDSTLKLMRDQIIMAIAYANIAKSKNETVLYNSLMKNSKLSQNAIGEASSDAELPSSVLNRAKSMGRALSVAKDKLYDCHTMETKLRAMLQSTEDNLNGLKKKSAFLIQLAAKTVPKPLHCLPLQLASDYFLLGYNNREDVNKEKLEDPSLYHYAIFSDNVLATSVVVNSTVLHAKEPNKHVFHLVTDKLNYAAMKMWFLVNPPAGAAVQVENIDDFKWLNSSSCSVLRQLESARLQEYYFKANHPSSLSLGADQLKYRNPKYLSLLNHLRFYLPDVYPKLDKILFLDDDIVVQKDLTPLWSVDLQGMVNGAVETCKESFHRSGGSET, from the exons ATGGAAGTCGTTCCTACTTCTCCGTCAACCTTCCATTCCCTGCTCTGCATCTCATTG TTTGTTTTTCACTTTGTGCTTGTTGGAGCTGATGTTTCCTCAAT TCAGAGAGACATCAGTAGGTACCAGACATTGTGCGACTGCGAGCGATGCCGCTATATAGAG GAAGAAGGTGAATCTTCTGCTGGAACCAACAAACTTTTGGATGAAAAG AATATTGATATAATTGCGACATACAGCAACCATTATGGAGCTGTTCAAAGTAGTAGGGTTAAAATCGGGGACCTGTCTGCTTCTTGGGTCCTGGAAAATCCCATTGATGGAAGGCATGGCCATCCAAAGAGTTTGCAG ATAGCGGAGAATTCATTTCAATCTGGATTGAGAGTCGAAGAGAAGGCTGAGCATTCAACAGATGATCCTCAATCTGGAGAAGGTGAACTGCCATCTTCCCGTCCGTCATTAATCAGCCCAGTGAAGCACAAACGACGG TTAATGCGTGAAGAAAGGAGGAAACTTCGGACTGCAGAGCTAATGGGAAAGGATAAAGAAGCAAATGACCAGATGGCTGCGGCAGCAATCGAACGATCAAAATCCTTTGAGACCACTGTCTCAGGAAAGTACAGCATATGGAGGAAAGATTATGAAAACCCAAATTCTGATTCAACCTTGAAACTTATGAGAGACCAGATCATAATGGCCATTGCTTATGCCAACATTGCGAAGTCTAAGAATGAAACTGTTCTTTATAATTCCCTTATGAAGAACTCTAAACTTAGTCAGAATGCTATTGGAGAAGCAAGTTCAGATGCTGAACTTCCTTCAAG TGTGCTTAATCGAGCAAAATCAATGGGTCGTGCTCTCTCTGTTGCCAAGGACAAATTATATGACTGTCATACAATGGAAACAAAGTTAAGAGCCATGCTTCAGTCAACAGAAGATAATTTAAATGGTCTGAAGAAAAAGAGTGCATTTTTGATCCAGCTTGCAGCAAAAACAGTACCCAAACCACTGCATTGCCTTCCGTTACAACTTGCGTCAGACTATTTCTTGTTGGGATATAATAATAGGGAGGATGTTAACAAAGAAAAGCTTGAGGATCCTTCTCTATACCACTATGCTATATTTTCTGACAATGTTCTAGCCACATCAGTGGTTGTTAATTCTACTGTGCTACATGCAAAGGAACCCAATAAGCATGTTTTCCATCTGGTCACTGATAAATTGAATTATGCTGCTATGAAAATGTGGTTTCTTGTTAACCCTCCTGCTGGAGCAGCTGTGCAGGTCGAaaatattgatgattttaaGTGGTTAAATTCGTCTTCTTGTTCTGTTTTACGTCAACTAGAGTCTGCCAGGCTTCAAGAGTATTATTTCAAGGCAAACCATCCGTCTTCATTATCACTGGGGGCAGATCAGCTCAAATATCGGAATCCAAAGTATTTGTCGCTACTGAATCATCTGAGATTTTACCTTCCTGATGTCTACCCAAAGTTGGACAAGATCTTATTTTTGGATGATGACATTGTAGTTCAGAAGGACTTGACACCGCTATGGTCTGTTGATCTTCAAGGGATGGTAAATGGTGCAGTGGAGACTTGTAAAGAAAGCTTCCATAG GAGTGGAGGAAGCGAAACATGA